The region CTGACCCGTCCACCTGTCTCTCAACATCTCAGTGCCCTCCCTCAGCGGCCCCCTCTACTGGCTTTCCTGCTCCAGCGAGACGTACGCATTCGCAGAAGGACCACACACATCTTCAGATTTGTGCTTCCTTTTCCTCCGCGTGTGCCAACACGTGTGTATGCCTGTAAATAGTGGGATCAGATTTCGCTTGTGGAGGGCGGAAGCACATGGGGACATGCAAAACTGTGGAATCACAGAGGAAGTGGTACAACTTTTGATTGCTCAAGTGCACTACCTAGGCACCCCTGCTCTTCTCCTTGTAATAATATGAAGGGGGATAGTGAGAGTATGGAAAGGATGTGACGAAACAGTCATGTTGAGATGTCGGATTAGTTTGTGCATGCGTGTTATGTATGTCGTATTGCGTGCCTGTGCATACGCGGGTCACAGAACTTTGCatctttgtgtgtctgtgaaaGACAGCAAAGGATTGTCAGCAAcaggtgtgcgtgtgtatttcAGCCAGATGTGAACTGGAATGTGACGTGTCGGAATGCAGTGGCAGCTTGCTCCGTCCCGCCCCTCGCTTTCTCCTTTTGCTGCCCTTTGTCCCATCTCATGCCTCTTGTGACATTCCCTCTCATCCCACTCGAACCCATcttttttgtccatccatttccattttgtcttcttccctgactgtttttgtgctccttTTTGTACTCGCTGAGGGCCAAGTTTCTGTCTTGTGTCTTTGAATCTCATGAAATTGTTCGAGAGAATCAAAAGCTTATATAGTTCAACATTATGTGACattctttattttgtattgaataattttttttcaattattatttactttaatttctggatatcaaagttttttttagtgttttttttttttacacaaaatacattttgcagatAATGAGTATTCTATTGCTGGAATGAATGTAAAACTTCTCGTGGCTGTGTTTTATTCAGGTTAGTGGCCACAGATGGTTAATGGCTTATTAAATAGGAATTGATTGTTACACAGCAAAACTTTTCTAGCGCAAAAGGCattacagatccaccattctgcatggccatgcagctgaacgggacaggttaaaaaaagaaaggaaggatgaaagaaagaaagaaagacaaagaaatTGAGTGAAAGTTATTTTCTGTGGGGGTTAAAAAGGAACCGCTAAATGTTACAAATTCATAGGCAAATATTAATTCACttattttccttaccgcttatcctcactcggctCGTGagcatgctggagcttatcccagctatctttgggcaagaggcagggtacaccatgaactggtcgccagccaatcgcagggcacatataaacaaacaaacattcgcactcacacctatggacaatttagagtcttcagttaacctaccatgcatgtttttgggatgtgggaggaaactggagtacctggggaaaacccacacaggcacggggtgaacatgcaatgTCCACACAGGGAAGGCTGaatcctccgaactgtgaggcagatgagctaaccgGTCGTGTACCGTGTCAAAGGCAAATATGTGGGATCTCTTTGCAAAGGCCTGGTGCGCTTTCTTCCACCTGCACCATTTGACACCTCTCACCACTTATGGTAACATGTTCACGTTGCTTTCCTATTATGCATTTACTCACTCTCCTCCAAGGCACCCCGGGAGCTAACACAGAAAGTCCTTATCCTTGTATTAACTGTTCATGAAGATGATATGAACGGCGCTATGCATATGTGCATAATCATTGCTACAAATTCCGATAAAAACTCACATGACTACATGATTTACACACTAACCGAGCCAGGAAGTGGTGTATGTGATTAGACACGCTCTCACCCTGCGCCTGGAGCGAAACGTCATGGCTAATTAGGAGACAGAAATAGTTCTCCCCGCTTTGCCATGATCTCAGCCTGTCTGTCATCCTTATTACTCTGACCCTGTCCAGCAGAGTAGGCTTGCGTGTGGAATTTGAGAATGTGGATTAAGGCTTCTTGCCAGAGATGGCCATCCCCAGATATTCCAGCAGCAGGAGTGACTGAATCATATCCCATGTGAAAAGAGTGAGGAGCAAGGACTAATTGGCACAAATAGGGGTGCAATTGCTTCTTGGGTTGGGATTGGGAGGAGCAGTGTTTAAAGGAACACAGGTGGGGGTGTAAGGAGAAGGAAGTGGGAGGGCGGAGGGGGAGGAGTTCAGCTGCCCTCTTCCTGTAATGGATTAAGAGCATTGCTTATCATTTAGGGCTCCTATGGAAGGTGTAGATGACGGAATggaaggacaggagaggatagatttatcatttgtttttctacattttacATGCCATGTGTAATTGCAACATCTCATCTCATTAACTTTAAATGACACTGTAAGATGTTTGTGTAATGTTTCTCATGCACCCAGCATGCACACACCCCTCTTCATCCTCTTTGTGtctatcaacttttttttttattgactttaaACTTCTTGGTTTGATAACATTCCATGGTTAGGGGTgaacctttttgttttaattgctgTCAATGAAGAGTAGAACTTGGTTCTTGTCGTCTGCTGTATGTGCGTGTGATTTGTTGGCTGCAGTGTTTCCGGTATCCTTGGCAACACAGTGGGGatttggagttaaaaaaaaaaaaagcccacaatTTAACCCACCCCATGCTGCCCTCACTCCTCCCCTtccttattttttctttttagtgtgTCAGTCTGGAGTGGAAGTGACAGCATTAAGaggggactgtgtgtgtgcgcgcatgtgtgtgtatgtgtgtgtgtgtgtgtgtgtgggtgtgtgtgtgtgtgcgtgcacgtgcaTGTCGGTGGCAGGGAACGTTTAGTGTCTCCCTCTGTGAGAGCATGGGAACTTTACATTTCAAAGGCAAGCATAGGGCACCCAGAGCAAAACAGAAGTTTTGTCTGCACATGGCAGCAAGGGGGAGAAGAGCAAGAGTGGATAGAAAGGAGATGAGTGAAGGGGGGCTGTGAGCGTACGCTTGCATGCATGCACGACTGAAGGCGATGCATTTTTCAATGACTCTGTGGAATTCTCATTTTGTCCAGATTAAGAGAGTTGGGGGTAAGGGGTACTGGATTATTGGGGGTAGGTGGAGGCGGGGGGTGATGGACATTCCTTAGGATGAAGTAGGTCATTGTTCCTTGTCTACTGAAGAGAGATCTCTGAAGGAACTGATGAAGTGAAAGCAGTATAGGGAGGGTGATGCTAGGATGGTTGAAGGCGTACAGGTCCATATATGGGAGGGGAAACAGTTCTCATTATTCCGTAATCCTATTGAAAAATGCCCCTGAAGGACAGTCCAAGAGAAGCCAGGAGAAAGGAACGTTCGTGGAATGTGACAATAGAAAAAATGCCATTGATGATGGTCAGTTTGATGTAAGGAGATGTCTCTGCTGAATGGCCTGTCTGCAATCCTGAGCCAAACGGTTTCCAAAAGCCTGCATTCTACAAGGTTTGATCCTTTGACTCAGGACTCCAGTAAAGAGGACTATTTAAACAGCACGATTtcgcatttgtttttctttgataattttagaaaaaataatGCTTGTGTAGGATCTGATTtgaccccccccgcccccaaaagtGCCACCTCTTATAGTATCTGCCTGCAAGAGCGGGGTCTACACTTGATCGGGATGGACCCGTTTGTTTTTCTACTCACTATCACCttttgacatttcaaattggtatTGCAAATGACGCTGGGGCATGACACCAATCAAACATTCAATCAACATTTACTTATATAGCACTGTTTATGCAAAAATTGTCACCGTGCTTTCTACGTTAATATACAGTCAACAgacaggaaacacacacacacatgatgatgattatgataatACTGTCAGGAAACGTCattgttttagaaaaataaGAGGCAGTGGAAAGGTAAAACGCTAAGAACAAAGGACATGAAGTGTAGTAACAGAAACTGAATATTGATAAAATAAAGAACATTCTTAAATGTTGctgaatcaacagcacctccGCTGCATGTAGCCAAATGgtgcactctttttttttttttttctcaattgcttCATGAGGCTATTGGTGAAATATGGTACAATGGTTAgaatttttaatgttcaaactgaaggttgtttgttttgaataatgacACAAATCTCTCTCCCTTTTTCTCCACCCCCCCTCAGAGTTTTTCCGGGAACTGTTGAAAAATGCAGAGGTCTCACTTCACAACATGTTTGTACGAACCTACGGGATGATGTACGTGCAGAACGCCGAGCTGTTCAAGAACTTATTTGAGTCCCTGACGCGGTACTACGTGTCAGGAAGCTCGGCTGTCAACCTTGAGTCAATGCTGTCAGACTTTTGGGCCGACCTCCTGGAGAGGATGTTCCGGCTGGTCAACGTGCAGTATGAATTCAGTGATGCCTACATGGAGTGTGTCAGCCGCCACACAGAGCAGCTGCAGCCTTTTGGTGACGTGCCTCGCAAGCTCCGCATCCAGTTGATGCGTGCTTTTGTTGCTGCGCGTACATTTGTACGCGGCCTAAACCTCATGCCAGAAGTGGTCAACAAAGTCTCTACGGTAAGAGAAGAGGTGCACTTTTGCCAGGAATGCAGAGCTGTATTCTGAATGCATATCATTCTTGGCTACGATTCCATTACAGTCTGATAACATAAACCACTTTGTTTTCtctgttgtgacatttttttccaacagATGGATTAACCAATGATTAGATTATTCTGTTTTGTGAAATAATGGCTTGTGATCTAAATAGTCAGTGTCCAAGTATGTTACTGTGTCAATATTTGTCTTCAAATTGCCCTGCAGGTCAGCGCGTCTCCCAGCTGTGTGCGAGCGGCCATGAAGATGTTGTACTGTCCCTACTGCTCGGGCCAAGTGGCGCTGAAGCCCTGCCAGAATTACTGTTTGAATGTTATGCGGGGCTGTTTGGCCAACCAGGCAGACCTGGACACAGAATGGAACAACTTTCTTGGTAAATGACGTTTCTAACTCGCTGTAGCCTCACTCTAGTCTTGTGTGGAATCTACCCTGCCTCTGTCATTTTAAGGTAATTGGTTAAAGGTTCATTACTGTTTATATCAACTCAGTGATTCAAACAGTGTGTCGTGGGACATGAGAGTgtcatgagagatcatcaggtgtctCGTGGGAAGTGAtccagttttatttattattaagatTATCAAATTggtctaaaaaaataatccttccatccatccagtttctttaccgcttatcctcgttagggtcacgggccactggagcccatcccagctatcttcgggcggcaCCCTgtaccggtcgccagccaatcgcagggcacatagaaacaaacaaccattcgcacccacattcacacctacgggcaatttagagtctccaatcaacctaccacgcatgttttggggatgtgggaggaaaccggagtgcccggagaaaacccacccaggcgcagggagaacatgcaaactccacacaggtggggccgggatttgaaccccggtgcccagaactgtgaggcagatgtgccaaccagttgttcaccatgccggcctaaaaaaataatttatgacaaatacatatgtatctttattcaattatttatgGCAGCAACAAGTGACAGcctgaacaattaaatgcttttccactagATAGCAGCAGTTACATAATAACCTGAGTATTCACTTTTGTGATATATTTGGTGGTGTGCGGTGAGAATTTCTCCAAAGTAAAtgatgtgccttggctcagttaAGGTTGGGAGACCATGGAAACGTCGTAGTTTACTATCAGAATCATGTGGAAACTTCCCCTCATTAAAGTAGCCCGTTAATGCAGTGACTATTGGCACATATttcatagttctggacttaaaaatatTGTGTGCAGAAAGAGTTCCGCCAAAAAGACTCACTATTTATTGTAggctaattttctttttttctttttttttttaaacagttcttGGCCCGCCCATATTTTACTCGAACCCCTACTTGAGCTGTGACGTAAGCGCAAGAAGCAGGTCTGATTTCCCCATACTAGTTAACGTACTCTGTTGGCTCAGAAGCAAGCCTGGGCCATAATTATCGCTTATCTTCaaagtctgaatgtttttagTAGACagcaatgagtgaaaatagtgaggttaaATAAATATGTGTAGGCTTGTTTGGTTGGAGTCAATCGCTGTAATGCCTCCTTGCAGAGACCAGCCACCTCAAGCAAGTGATTCGTTTCTGCCTAGTTTTGCGAGCTATTTCTTGGGCTGGTTGCATCACTTACCtttgaaaattttttttggaagatgACGTACCACAGGCTTTTAGCATTTATGAAGTTTTTGTATAATCCAGTTTATGTCACTGCAGACTTTGATGTGCACTTCTGCCTGATCTCTCTTCAGTAGACTGGGAATAATGACCTACTTCGTGCATCACGGTGCCGTGTTcgtactatttaaaaaaaaaaattttttttaatcagatttGGACACCTTTTTTTGCACAGTCATGGGGTGCGGCTCAGTGCGACTTTTATGTGCACGGCTTGGGAACTGCACCGTTCGTGCAGCAAATTCTAGTTTCGTTTTACTCGGGTTCCCTCACGTTTTTTTGTTGGATGTGGATGCCAAGACCACAATAAACAATCCAAATCAATTGGAATACGAGTCTGTGTTCTCTATTAGGAGAGACCTTGTACTTGCTACTCTAAAATGGAACTAGGCTGGAGACATCATACCCCCTTTTTATGATCCTCGCTGCGCTGTAAGGCGGTttcagccagacctatgtgacaagtgtattgtATCACCAAagcacttattttggtgttttgcgacttcCTGTCACGATAGCATATCAATTAGCATGGCGTCCTCGTCTTTCTCCTGTCAATTATCCCTCGTCCTCCCTTTGTGATAATGATACTTGCCAAAAAGTATAGTTGATTCGCTGCCATGGAGGTGatgataaaaatgattctgattctgatttagccCTGTTAGCTGTAGCTCGTAGCTGAGCAGCGCATAATACTGTACAGCAAGCATTCCCCCTGAGTACCTGACCAGAAAGCAGTGAAGTTGGGCAACTGTTCAATCTGGACgtgctatttttttatatatatttatttatttttagaatatagTGTACAAGACCACGTGCTGGCCACGGTTTTTGCTTGCGTCTTATTAACATCCTGTTTCAGCAATTTTATTTCAGTGCCAAATGTTTTTCCGTCCGAAAccgaaaatgcatttttggccCACAGATGATCATTGAAATatgaacacaacaaaataaactcaTAACACAGCTTAgtgttattaatttaaaatgccCCAGTTGTAGGCTGGAGCTGTGATAACAACGAGTTCAAGATTTTGTGTTAACGGCACCAGATTTGACTATTAATCTGTTTACTGCTGTCTGTGGAGCCACCTGGCATTTACACCACAGCCACTATGCAGCAGCGCCTCTATTTTTGACTTTGCTTCCCCCTACTGGACATTAGTTGTAACGCCAATGTTTGGGATGATGATGGGTATTTTTCCATGAATGCTTTCTGACAGGGTAGTTTGTCCAATTTCTTTTTTAGATGCCATGCTAGGTCTGGCTGAGAGACTCGAGGGTCCTTTCAATTTTGAGTCTGTCATGGATCCAATTGATGTGAAGATCTCCGACGCCATCATGAACATGCAAGAGAACAGCATGCAAGTTTCACAAAAAGtctgtatttttccatctttttgaCAGATGAAAGAAATACAGAGACTCAATATGAATTGACCTTTTTCCCTCGCTGACAGGTATTCCATGGATGTGGCCAGCCTAAACAGGTGGTATTCCGCTCCAAACGGTCTGCCAAGGACACAGGCTTCACTGGCCGCTTCCGCCCCTACAGCCCTGACGCAAGACCTACCACTGCTGCTGGAACGAGCTTAGATAGACTGGTAAGGTCTAAGATGACAGATCTTTAGAAcactgtgtgtctgtttgtgagGCTATGCTtgagttgtttgttttctataaCAGACGAATGATGTAAAGAAGAAGCTGAAACATGCCAAGAAGTTCTGGTCCACATTGCCAGACACTGTTTGTGCTGGTGAGAGAATTGCACCTGGTGATGACTGCTGGAACGGAACAGCAAAAAGCAGGTAAAGGATTTGCTCCCCAGCCATATCGTGGTTCATTGCTAGAtcttatttatctatttttatgggttttaaCAGGATACTTACTGTAATGTGGTAAAAGAGAACCACAGTCGCCAGTTTTCATCTGTTTATTAAACGGaaggagaacagtaaaacacaaatgcAATAAATTACCTGCTGTTGGCCAAAGCCCACGCTCAGACATTCCCTCGCAGACTCGATGATGTCACACGCCACCCCACCAGGCCATGCCTCTTAAAgtcacatgcatgtacacagacactatacgttttgtgtttgtaatttgtttttctgtttaaatacatttgcaatgtgtttaaaatgtttttcattaagTTTAGGTGTTATATATCGGCTTAcggtgtacagtggacccccgcatattcgcaGTTCAGCACCCGCAGATTCACCTCTTTGGATTGTAGTGCAGTGGCTGTATATCCCctcttattcaagaatttttggggtaaaaaaaaacaggcaccaATTATTTATCTTCTACCTACCTCACCacttttcacctattgcgggtgggtctggaacatatgtCCTGCTATAaactggggttcactgtacagcaCTACTGACTAATCTCATCATATAGGTATGAGGCAGTTGTCATTGGGAATGGGCTGGCCAATCAGGTGTCCAACCCCGACGTGGACGTGGACATTACAAAACCAGACATTGTGATTCGAAGCCAGATTGCAGTTCTGAAGGAAATGACAAGTTGGCTGAAAGCTGCATACAGCGGCAATGATATCTCTTTTGAAAACGGTGAGAATGGTAACTTTTTAACTATTCCTGACGATATTTCGTCGTTGCAAATGCATTACATTGTGCATCTCTGTGTACTCAGACGAGGAAGCCAGCGGAGGAGAGGAGAGCGGCAGCGGCTGCGATTCTCCATCCTGTGACACGGATCGGGACATCTACTTTTCCACTCCACCCAATCCGGTGGATCCCCGAGTTAATCTGGTGCACAGTGAATCATCAGCTGGTTTCAATTTGCAAGGAAGCCTGGCACTGGCGCTCTGCGGGCTGGGTCTGCTTGGTGCCCTCTTGAGATAAAAGTATTTGGGCCGTGAGATGAAGAGAATGACTGAGAACGATGGAGTGAAGGGGAAAACTGTCAGAAAGACTTTAACAAGACTGCCTTCAGGACCTCGGACAGTCCACCATCGGGGGAAGGGGGGAGACTCTTCttaatattacaataatttcacttttaattatttgtttgcatgtttCGAGGACAACCGTGTACAACGatctgattctcatcccaagaAAGCCACCTTTTCCACGAAGTGAAACCTTGACTCCTCGTGGCTCTGTTGGAGCTACACTATGGTTCTGCTTGCAACATTCGGAAAACAATGTCTTATTTACGCGGTTTAATCTCATACTTCAGTGTGTGCCTTTTTCAATGATTGCCATCTAAAGTATATAACTAACACATGGTACCTATGATGGAAAATACCTTCCTCTTCATTTGTGTCCTTCCATCCTGCAGAGATCAGCAAATAACAGATTTTAGTAGTTGTATATGAGCAGTGATAATGAGTGTTCCTTTAGGAGAGTCATTTACCACTGTGTGCAAACTGTGAATCTCTGTGCGTTTATGCATTTACCTACAACAGCCAGTATGAAATTCTGGGAATGAAGAGTCTTCACTTCTTTCTCTCAAATAGGAAACCGTGTAGGCTCTCTGTTCTGTTTTCCTTGGAAAGATAAAATATGTTGTCAGGGTTGCAGCATTACTTCATAAATGCAAGGAGAGAAGTAACAGCTTCAGGTGATGGAATCATTATTTACAAGAGCTTTGAGGACTCCTCTTGAGTCCAAAGCCGCAAAGACTATATTGGCTATGAGCATAATCACAGCCTAACGTCTAAGATTCTTTGTTCAGCAGTTCAGTAGTAAGGTCATACCTCATACATGCTGTCTATGTCAGTGCAATCTAGTTATTATGGAGTTGAAAGTGACTGTTAGAGATGTGATCTGTGGCTGGCACCCTGGTGAATGGTGGTCAGGCCTGAGAAAGGAGCAGGACTCTCCCGGTGTTACCCCTGAAGAAGGCAAAGCTGACAAGTTCCAAATGGCCCTTTTTCCTGTACCGTAAGATCAGTTCACGACAGAAGGTCTACCTTTGTACAGTCTTACATGTTTGAAAGAAATGTGATTCACATTCATCTAGACAAGAGAACCAAAAGAGAGTGCTTCGATCAAAAATCAAGGaaagattattttaatacagGGTTTTTATGTTAAAGAggtgctgtattttattttatttttttagctacTTTTGGTATGAAGATACATATTAGGTACTACA is a window of Phycodurus eques isolate BA_2022a chromosome 9, UOR_Pequ_1.1, whole genome shotgun sequence DNA encoding:
- the gpc4 gene encoding glypican-4; translated protein: MKTLLLLCVLSTLVVFCVSATAEQKSKNCNDVRAAYSSKGFNVNDVPNKGVNGASLKVCPQGFSCCTVEMEEKLSQQSHYDIKAPVSRLSTNLQSTFRQRHEHFDKFFRELLKNAEVSLHNMFVRTYGMMYVQNAELFKNLFESLTRYYVSGSSAVNLESMLSDFWADLLERMFRLVNVQYEFSDAYMECVSRHTEQLQPFGDVPRKLRIQLMRAFVAARTFVRGLNLMPEVVNKVSTVSASPSCVRAAMKMLYCPYCSGQVALKPCQNYCLNVMRGCLANQADLDTEWNNFLDAMLGLAERLEGPFNFESVMDPIDVKISDAIMNMQENSMQVSQKVFHGCGQPKQVVFRSKRSAKDTGFTGRFRPYSPDARPTTAAGTSLDRLTNDVKKKLKHAKKFWSTLPDTVCAGERIAPGDDCWNGTAKSRYEAVVIGNGLANQVSNPDVDVDITKPDIVIRSQIAVLKEMTSWLKAAYSGNDISFENDEEASGGEESGSGCDSPSCDTDRDIYFSTPPNPVDPRVNLVHSESSAGFNLQGSLALALCGLGLLGALLR